The Bacillota bacterium genome includes a window with the following:
- a CDS encoding VTT domain-containing protein, with amino-acid sequence MGPLKEMKMYKSQEVNDGHNSLLGLLFQVAISFIPMYILYASLPPLLPFYRSAGIFISIIIFLTSILAYFYANKESMGIVKIIAIYNFTVIVVVFLVYHVSSFLVLTSAYEVEILLRQNMSTAKFMFFAICFIQPIFLPVPEAVTIVAGSSVFGALNAFILGFWGTLLGIIAMFFLSRIGGIKIIRKLVKDDSLEQYHQYVKKNEIFILAVLFIIPVLPDEIISAGAGLSGVSIKKFLIIASISKIITSFVLSYSIELANVFSFNDLEGILFILGAILILGVLTILIKNNYLNK; translated from the coding sequence GTGGGACCGTTAAAGGAGATGAAAATGTATAAAAGCCAGGAAGTAAATGACGGGCATAATTCATTACTAGGGTTGTTGTTTCAAGTTGCCATTAGTTTTATTCCAATGTATATACTTTATGCGTCATTACCTCCACTGTTACCTTTTTATAGGTCGGCAGGAATATTCATATCAATTATAATTTTTTTGACTTCAATTCTAGCCTACTTTTATGCTAACAAAGAATCTATGGGTATTGTTAAAATAATAGCCATTTATAATTTTACGGTAATAGTAGTTGTCTTTCTCGTTTATCATGTAAGTAGTTTTCTTGTTTTGACTAGCGCCTATGAAGTAGAGATATTATTAAGGCAGAATATGTCTACAGCAAAGTTTATGTTTTTTGCCATTTGTTTTATCCAGCCTATTTTTTTGCCCGTGCCCGAAGCTGTAACTATTGTTGCAGGCAGTTCAGTTTTTGGCGCGTTAAATGCCTTCATCTTAGGTTTTTGGGGTACATTACTTGGTATTATAGCTATGTTTTTCCTGTCAAGAATCGGTGGCATTAAAATTATCCGTAAGTTGGTTAAAGATGATAGTTTAGAACAGTATCATCAATATGTTAAGAAAAATGAAATTTTTATCCTTGCAGTTTTATTTATTATTCCTGTGTTACCTGATGAAATAATAAGTGCAGGTGCCGGGTTGAGTGGGGTTTCAATTAAAAAATTTTTAATTATAGCTTCTATCTCCAAAATTATCACTTCATTTGTGCTTTCATATTCTATTGAACTAGCAAACGTTTTTTCTTTTAATGATTTAGAGGGTATACTTTTTATCTTGGGTGCTATATTGATATTGGGGGTATTAACAATATTGATAAAAAACAATTATTTAAACAAGTAG
- a CDS encoding ABC transporter ATP-binding protein, which yields MKSKNVIEINNLHKSFGQTTVVDGISFNVQAGDVFGFLGPNGAGKTTTIRMMLGLVYPDSGTIKINEHDMEKDFLNAISQVGAMVETPKFYPYLTGYQNLSLIANLHPTVQTSRIDEVLDMVSLSSRARDRVGTYSLGMKQRLGIARALLNRPDIVFLDEPTNGLDPQGIREIREMISRLALEQDITFFISTHLLHEVEQVCSKVAILNKGQLIARGSVKELLGQDNEMVKVRTTDTAKALEILKGIEYIRSVKPSPGGLEIELEKDRSAALNQLLVSGGVQVDYLMPQNQSLEQFFIELTEGGHQVA from the coding sequence ATGAAGAGCAAAAATGTTATTGAGATCAATAACCTGCACAAATCTTTTGGTCAAACCACAGTCGTTGATGGAATTAGCTTTAATGTGCAAGCCGGTGACGTTTTCGGATTCCTGGGACCCAATGGAGCAGGTAAAACTACAACCATCCGTATGATGCTGGGCCTAGTTTACCCTGACAGTGGCACCATAAAAATTAACGAGCATGACATGGAAAAGGATTTTTTGAACGCCATCAGCCAGGTGGGTGCCATGGTAGAAACCCCCAAATTTTATCCTTACCTTACCGGTTACCAGAACCTATCGTTGATTGCTAATTTACACCCCACAGTCCAGACATCCAGGATCGACGAAGTTCTGGATATGGTGAGTCTATCCAGCAGGGCCCGTGACAGGGTGGGAACATATTCCCTTGGGATGAAACAACGTTTGGGTATCGCCCGGGCGCTTCTAAACCGCCCCGATATTGTTTTTTTGGATGAACCAACAAACGGACTGGATCCCCAGGGCATTAGGGAAATCCGGGAGATGATCAGCCGGTTGGCACTGGAACAGGATATAACATTCTTCATTTCCACCCACCTTTTGCACGAAGTGGAACAGGTGTGTAGCAAGGTGGCCATCCTCAACAAGGGTCAATTAATTGCAAGGGGATCAGTCAAAGAGTTGTTGGGTCAAGACAACGAAATGGTAAAAGTGCGTACTACGGATACGGCCAAGGCCCTGGAAATACTAAAGGGTATTGAGTACATCCGGTCAGTAAAGCCAAGCCCCGGTGGCCTGGAAATAGAACTGGAAAAAGATCGGTCCGCCGCATTGAACCAACTGCTGGTTTCGGGCGGTGTTCAAGTGGATTACCTGATGCCCCAAAACCAATCCCTCGAACAGTTCTTTATAGAGTTAACCGAAGGGGGGCATCAAGTTGCGTAA
- a CDS encoding response regulator transcription factor yields the protein MSKILIIEDEREIAELIRDYLEQEGYEVVISLDGEMGLRDYRRHKPDLVILDIMLPEVEGTEVCRIIRNDSNIPILMLSAKKSEVDKILSLGLGADDYVTKPFSPGELVARVKAQLRRYTLFSTPTAGKGVIKYGSLEINPKAYNVHMDGKKVDLSAKEFEILNLLATHPQQVFTREQIFDRIWGYHEFGDINTVTVHIRKIREKIEPVPARPHYIKTVWGVGYKFDGGSDDAGN from the coding sequence ATGAGTAAAATTTTAATTATCGAGGACGAGAGAGAGATTGCCGAATTAATTAGGGATTACCTGGAACAGGAAGGTTATGAAGTGGTGATTTCCCTGGACGGGGAAATGGGTTTGCGGGATTACAGGCGGCACAAACCTGACCTGGTAATTCTTGATATTATGCTGCCCGAAGTTGAGGGTACTGAGGTCTGCCGAATAATCAGGAATGACTCCAATATTCCTATTCTCATGCTAAGTGCTAAAAAAAGTGAAGTGGATAAAATACTTAGCCTTGGCCTGGGGGCCGACGATTACGTAACCAAGCCCTTTAGCCCGGGAGAACTGGTCGCCAGGGTAAAGGCTCAGCTTCGGCGTTATACCCTATTTTCAACACCTACTGCCGGGAAGGGTGTTATAAAGTACGGTAGTCTGGAAATTAACCCCAAGGCATATAACGTGCATATGGACGGTAAAAAGGTGGATTTATCGGCCAAGGAATTTGAAATTTTAAATCTCCTGGCCACTCACCCGCAGCAGGTTTTTACCCGGGAACAAATCTTTGACCGTATCTGGGGATATCACGAGTTTGGAGATATTAATACCGTTACCGTGCATATAAGAAAGATTCGGGAAAAAATTGAGCCGGTACCCGCCCGCCCCCATTACATAAAAACTGTCTGGGGTGTTGGATATAAATTTGATGGAGGCAGTGATGACGCCGGGAATTAG
- a CDS encoding HAMP domain-containing protein — MMEAVMTPGIRTKLITSFVLIIVLPVAVIAGSLFYGMSRWEQNTGNEQVEKIQQVNQIVVQETINDYEYLDDPAAFYKHIKPSLEKHELELQIIGLSGETFFDSTLYDAGHREESPAIWDKIGEQASKTTIPIVIQNEVVANAVLTSHNPTLTGFVARIYSSMFYSLVVGIITMIILVVIFTVYISRSVLRPLQTLNEAAENIASGNLDHQIKYRATDELGRFSRTFEQMRIKLKESLQQQHAIEISRKEMVAGISHDLRTPIASIKGYVEGLQDGVAKDQKMIERYLAVIKEKTEKLDRLIEDLFQFAQLDLGNIDINLRNEDSQELLESIFSGYKLELGERFVVERPLPSLLVKVDKHKIEQVVDNLVQNARRHAGENVIIAAGANMRGGKLVVTIRDNGPGIREEDLPHIFERFHRGEKSRSRNFGGTGLGLAISKYTIETHNGEIWAESIHGGGSSFYFSLPIVAG, encoded by the coding sequence TTGATGGAGGCAGTGATGACGCCGGGAATTAGAACTAAACTAATAACTTCATTTGTATTAATCATTGTTTTGCCGGTAGCGGTAATTGCCGGAAGCCTGTTTTACGGTATGTCCCGATGGGAGCAAAACACCGGTAACGAACAAGTGGAAAAAATTCAGCAGGTGAACCAGATTGTTGTCCAGGAAACAATCAACGACTACGAATATCTTGACGACCCGGCCGCCTTTTACAAGCATATAAAGCCGTCATTGGAAAAACATGAATTAGAACTTCAAATAATAGGCCTTTCAGGTGAGACTTTCTTTGATTCTACTCTCTATGACGCAGGTCACCGAGAGGAATCCCCGGCAATCTGGGACAAAATCGGCGAACAAGCCAGCAAGACCACAATACCAATTGTTATCCAAAACGAGGTAGTAGCCAACGCAGTATTAACTTCCCATAATCCCACCCTTACAGGTTTTGTGGCTCGTATTTATTCTTCCATGTTTTATAGCCTGGTTGTGGGGATTATAACCATGATTATCTTGGTGGTAATATTCACTGTTTATATTTCCAGGTCGGTTTTAAGGCCTTTACAGACTTTAAATGAAGCCGCTGAGAATATTGCCTCGGGAAATCTTGATCATCAAATAAAATACCGGGCTACTGACGAACTGGGCCGGTTCAGCCGCACCTTTGAGCAAATGAGGATAAAGCTGAAAGAATCCCTGCAACAGCAACACGCCATCGAGATATCCAGAAAAGAAATGGTGGCCGGCATATCTCATGACCTGCGCACACCAATTGCCTCGATCAAGGGGTATGTAGAAGGACTCCAGGACGGTGTTGCCAAGGATCAAAAAATGATTGAACGTTACCTGGCTGTAATTAAGGAAAAAACAGAAAAACTGGACAGGCTTATTGAAGACCTTTTCCAATTTGCCCAGCTGGATCTGGGTAATATTGACATCAATTTAAGAAATGAAGACAGCCAGGAACTACTGGAAAGCATATTTTCCGGTTATAAATTGGAACTGGGTGAAAGGTTTGTTGTTGAAAGACCACTGCCGTCATTACTGGTGAAGGTCGACAAACATAAAATTGAACAGGTAGTCGATAATCTTGTGCAAAATGCCAGGCGACACGCAGGCGAAAACGTCATCATAGCAGCAGGAGCAAATATGCGGGGCGGTAAATTGGTTGTAACAATTCGTGATAACGGCCCCGGAATTCGCGAAGAAGACCTGCCGCATATATTCGAACGATTCCACCGGGGGGAAAAATCCCGCTCCCGCAATTTCGGCGGAACGGGACTGGGGCTTGCCATCAGTAAATACACCATAGAAACCCACAATGGCGAGATATGGGCGGAAAGCATACACGGCGGAGGTAGCAGCTTTTATTTTTCCCTGCCTATTGTGGCGGGGTAA
- a CDS encoding thioredoxin family protein, whose amino-acid sequence MLLINIKILGVEGCPNCTAMVQTTINIWSELQIAAGVEKVTDKKMVESFGPGAIPGFVINGKLKAGGKLPTSTMKGLPFRSRKGIFTYPIFRRITPPQ is encoded by the coding sequence GTGCTGCTTATTAATATTAAGATACTGGGTGTGGAAGGATGTCCAAACTGTACCGCCATGGTACAGACTACCATAAATATATGGTCAGAATTGCAGATTGCTGCCGGGGTAGAAAAGGTTACCGACAAAAAGATGGTTGAATCTTTCGGCCCTGGCGCAATCCCCGGTTTTGTAATTAACGGAAAGCTAAAGGCCGGCGGAAAGCTTCCTACCAGTACAATGAAGGGATTACCATTCCGTTCCCGCAAAGGGATATTCACTTATCCCATTTTTCGGAGGATTACCCCGCCACAATAG
- the cadA gene encoding cadmium-translocating P-type ATPase has protein sequence MLNNKTFVLLTSGSIAVAGWILGKYEFTMANQVLMVTAAAIAGYPIAKNALTSLRFKVVGIEALVTIAAVGAILIGEYWEAAAVTILFALGSFLEAKTMDKTRNAIQSLVELAPLKAVIKSESGEREVPAEEVNSGDIVAVKPGGKIPVDGSIIKGRGTINESHVTGEPMPVEKGPGEKVYSGTINDAGYLEIRTEKAGDDTTFAKILNLVEEAQESKSPTERFLTKFSRYYTPGIIILSLLTYLFTRDTKMALTLLVIACPGALVIATPVSIVSAIGNGARKGALVKGGEHLEKAGKINIVAFDKTGTLTYGRPAVKKVKAFQGTETNVIEMAASVETNSEHHLARAITDAAGSQAQTADDFIVFPGKGASGIVTGSKVLVGNRGMMHEERITIPAEVEEYLQGQEEKGYTGILVAQNKSIVGVISIADQVRESAPAVINQLKNMGIDKVVMLTGDNQRTASSIAKELGIDEFKAGLLPEEKVEAINGYIEQGNTVAMVGDGINDAPALATANIGVAMGAAGTDVAIEVADIVLMGDKLSMVPYVIGLSKSALRNIKQNITFAVLVVAALLAGVLSKYVFLASGMLAHEASVMIVILNSMRLLIYKGEQKERVGGAAY, from the coding sequence ACTGGTGACAATAGCTGCCGTGGGGGCTATATTAATTGGGGAATACTGGGAAGCGGCAGCCGTTACCATTCTCTTTGCCCTGGGGTCTTTTTTAGAAGCCAAAACTATGGATAAAACCAGGAATGCTATACAAAGCCTGGTGGAGCTTGCACCTTTGAAGGCGGTAATAAAAAGTGAATCCGGTGAGCGGGAAGTCCCGGCGGAAGAAGTCAATTCCGGCGACATAGTGGCGGTTAAACCGGGCGGTAAAATACCCGTGGACGGCAGCATTATCAAGGGCAGGGGTACCATCAATGAATCTCATGTGACCGGTGAGCCTATGCCGGTGGAAAAAGGGCCGGGAGAAAAAGTATACAGCGGTACTATAAATGATGCCGGCTACCTGGAAATAAGGACAGAAAAAGCAGGGGACGATACTACTTTTGCTAAGATACTTAACCTGGTGGAAGAGGCTCAGGAAAGCAAGTCTCCTACCGAGCGGTTTTTGACCAAGTTTTCCAGATATTATACACCGGGTATAATTATTCTTTCCCTTTTAACTTACCTTTTTACGCGGGACACTAAAATGGCCCTCACCCTGCTGGTGATAGCCTGTCCCGGTGCACTGGTTATTGCCACGCCGGTATCCATTGTCTCCGCCATTGGTAATGGGGCAAGAAAGGGTGCTCTGGTAAAAGGCGGTGAGCACCTGGAAAAAGCAGGTAAGATAAATATCGTTGCTTTTGATAAAACCGGTACTTTAACTTACGGCAGGCCTGCGGTGAAAAAGGTTAAGGCTTTTCAGGGAACCGAAACCAATGTAATCGAGATGGCAGCAAGCGTAGAAACTAATTCCGAACACCACCTGGCCAGGGCGATAACCGATGCGGCGGGTAGTCAAGCGCAGACCGCGGATGATTTTATTGTATTCCCCGGTAAGGGTGCAAGCGGAATAGTGACCGGCAGTAAAGTGCTTGTCGGCAACAGGGGCATGATGCACGAAGAAAGAATAACCATTCCGGCAGAAGTGGAAGAATATCTGCAGGGCCAGGAAGAGAAAGGATATACCGGCATACTCGTGGCTCAAAATAAAAGTATTGTCGGTGTAATATCCATAGCGGACCAGGTTAGAGAGAGTGCTCCAGCTGTAATTAACCAGCTAAAAAATATGGGCATAGATAAAGTAGTGATGCTAACGGGTGACAACCAGCGTACTGCATCTTCCATTGCTAAAGAATTGGGTATAGATGAGTTTAAAGCCGGGCTGTTGCCCGAAGAGAAAGTGGAAGCCATAAATGGATATATTGAGCAGGGAAATACAGTGGCTATGGTGGGAGACGGTATTAATGATGCTCCTGCCTTGGCAACCGCAAACATAGGCGTGGCTATGGGAGCGGCAGGAACAGACGTAGCTATAGAGGTTGCAGACATTGTGCTAATGGGTGATAAGCTGAGCATGGTGCCCTATGTCATTGGACTAAGCAAGTCAGCTTTGCGAAATATAAAACAAAACATTACTTTCGCTGTTTTGGTGGTAGCAGCATTACTGGCTGGAGTTTTAAGCAAATATGTTTTCCTGGCTTCCGGTATGTTGGCACACGAAGCAAGTGTAATGATCGTAATATTAAATTCCATGAGGCTTTTGATTTACAAAGGGGAGCAGAAAGAAAGGGTAGGAGGTGCTGCTTATTAA